In the genome of Trypanosoma brucei gambiense DAL972 chromosome 11, complete sequence, the window CGTGAAAATATAATTCGCGGTCGCGGGCTGCTCTGTCGTAGTCTTATGCGGGCGCAGTTGGTCAACCCTGACATAACAAACGTGCTTGCAGCACTTGTAAGTCGCGTGAACAAAGAGGTCTCCACTGTCGGGGCCCTACTATGCAAGCGGCTCGTGGTACAGTGGCGGCGGCTACATCGGCGAAAAGACTGGGAAGGCTTGCGATGCGTAAGTCGTTTCATTGGGTGGTTGTACGTGTTCAATATAGTAAACGTGGAGGTCGTCTATCAAATCATGCTCACACACCTTACGGCGGAGCCGCGTACTGACGATGACGTTGACCAAGCGGCCTCATTGTTCCGTGAGACGTTCCGCTCCATGTCACAGCGTGCTGTCTCCGAATTCCACATGCACGTGCTGACGCCTATCCGTGACCTACTTGCAATGGACAACGACGAGTGGCGGCTCTCAGCGCGTGCCCAAACACTACTAGAGGGATGTTTACACGAAGTACAGCAGTGGGAGCGCGTGAAACATTCGGTGAGTATAATCCCGGAGCACCTCCTTTTAGTGGATCCCACAGGACAGAACTGCCACGAGGTGGACTTGGAGGAAGTGACggaagcagaaacagaggAAAAACTTGACCGCTTCGTCTACGACTCGGAGTATGAAGCCCACGAAGAAGCTTATGAGAAGGTGCGTTGCGCAATTCTGGGCGATAACTGGGAGGCGGAGTTGTTGGAGGGGATCGTTGCCGCAGAAGATgctgatgaagaggaagaggagggggagggagcgGAAGAACAAGGGGAGACGCAAGGCAGTGTTGACCCATCTAAACAACTTATTGATGAGCGGGAGCGGCAAATTCGCAGGGAGGTGTACATGGCGATGCGTAGTAGCGTTCGGGCGGACGAAGTGGTGCACAAGATACTGAAGTCCATTCAACCGGATGCGGAACGTACCGTGTGCTTTATGGTGATAGAAGGCTCTTCTGAGGAGACCTCCTACAGGAAGATATACGGTATGGTAGCAGAACGACTGTGTAAAAGCAACACGAAGTTTCAAGGATATTTTGCAGAGGCGTTCCGTCTGCGGTACACGCGTGCCGAGGATCTAGAGGAAAAACAGATCGAGTACACATGCAAAATTTATGTCCACTTACTCAGGACGGATTCACTCCCATGGCACAAGTGTCTTTCCGTACTTGATATTGTTGAAAACAACATGTCACAGCGTCTAGTCATTCAGTGGCTTCTACAGGGGCTTGCAGAGGCAATGGGAATGCGTGCACTCAGAAAGAGGTTTGAAGACGACAAGGAATTGAGAAtcagcacacacaaactcTTTCCCATAGACTCAAACACTTCCGAAGAGGAACTGGAGCGGGCGGTTAATATGTTTGAGGCAATGGGGTTGGGTGACTTGGGAAGTAAAACAAGAGGACGGCTGGAAGAGATCCGCGCCGCAAGACGAGCGAACAGCAGTCACCATTACTACGGGGCTTCGGGTGATCCTAGTTATTGTGACAATCAAAAGAAACCCAGCAAGCGACTTCGCGATGGCGCACTGGAGTACGCGTGAGTGAGAATCTGTCATGACTTGTGGAAGCCAACTTTCGTATGTGGAAAAGAGgcaactttttatttttccaacAGTACTGCATTAACGTGCAGTGTTGTTTAAAACCGTAAGGGTTTCGGATGGACCCTTTTCCCCTCGAGTTAAAGGTTAGGGGTAAGGAAATTCCCCATAGGATGATACCGCGCACTCATGCAGCGTTCGCTTACTTTGGTGTAACTTGTTGTGGAGAGCACTGGCGTTGTttcttgtgttgttgtttgcgctGTTTGACGGGCCCTTGATCACTAGGcaaaaacaatttttttttcttaactgTACTTCTGTCTGTTGTAAGACGAATAAATTTTAGATATTTGAATTTCCTGAAATAATATATTACGGGTAGTTTAGAAAAGGCAAActtacaaaaagaaaataaagagaggaCAACAACACTATTAGACAGCACCGTACCAGTTACATACGCCTAAATATTTTATTTGGTAAACACATATttagaaaagaaagtgtgtttcggaaaggaaagaaatttgTCAAGGGGAAAGTCAAAGTCATAATAGTAACCTATTGAAATGCAAGCCGACACATTTGCTTATGCGCGTGTGGTTGTGCGAGTTCGGCCCTTCACCGACGAAGAGGCGAAGGTCTGTCCTGAGGACAGTCCCGTTCCGCGGGAAATTGTTGTTTGGGATGGAAACAGGACCTTAACAGTTCTCGATGCTACCAACGAGTTTCTACCACGCAAAAACGGAAAGTTTGAAGTGCAAAAAGTGATGTGGTCTTTTGTGGACGACTACCAACCAAGCGCGGTGGtacataaacaaaaagatgtTTACGACGCAATTATGAAACCTGCTATTGGGCGTATCCTAGACGGGCAAAACACCGCGTTTTGTGTAATGGGAGGGGCGGGGAGCGGGCGTGTGTATTCTCTCTACGGCAATAGCGTCGATGGATTAGAGGGCGGCATTCTTCCACGCTTTACTGACGAAATATTGGCCGCCTTCAAGCGCGAAAAGCGGGAGGACAGCACTGTCAAGTGCCAAGTTGAGGCAATTGATGTGTCCAACGAGACCTATGTGGATCTGCTTGCGCCAAAGCGTAAACCCGGGGCTAACGCTCAACAGGAGTACAAACTCGTACTTGATCCAGTGGAGGGTACCAAACTTCAGGGGGTGACGCGCGTTGATGTGCAAAAACCGGCCGACATGCTAAACATAGTGAGGCAGCTGTCGCAAGTGGTGCCCAAGCGTAACTCCTGTCACACTGTCACTCTACGCATTGTTGAGTCCTTTCAGTTCACTGATCCCGAGCAAGGTCAGGCAGTCACAATGTCACGTCGCGTAAACGTTCTTTTTGCCCTTTTGCGGAACATGCCGCTCGGTTTCCAGCGCTGCGTTGACATTGCTGTGGAGCGTGACAGTGGTGAGAACCCTCTGGGGAAGGTACCAACACGCGACACGGCTTTTACGAAGCTCTTCCCTGacttactgcagcacggctACCACTTGAATTTCCTTTGCTGCGTCAGCCCCTTCTATGAGCATGTCCGTGAGACGATGCAGACGCTTACAGTAGCAACGAAGTTATCGAAACTGAAATGCAGCCCGAAGCGCTCACAAGATGAGGCACTGGTTCAACTGCGAACACTGGCTGCAGAGGTAAAGAATCTTAAGTCCGAGATGGTAAAGCAATCAGAGTCCACGAAGATTGTACAAAATGAACTCAATGCACGTGAATTGGCGTTGATGAAGCAGGAAGCCGCCCACCATGAATGCCGGAACAAGTTGTTGGCATCTTCAGAGAGATTGAGCATAGCAAGGACAGCGTTCAAGTTGAATGTGATCCGCACGGCAGTGCATCGCAAGAAGTTCCAGGATTCGGTGAGCAAGTTAAGGCGGGCTTTGGCGGATGTGGAGGTGGAAAAGGACAAAGCGGATGCCAATATGGTTGCGGCATCCCGTGAGACGGGGGAAATTGAAAAGAGGATACTGCACACAAATAGGCAAATCAAAACTCAGGAAGAAGTTAATGCTGTGTGCGAGGAAAAGGTTCAGAAGCGGGTTGATGGCGAAACGAAGTTGAAGAAGATCCTCGCATTCTTGAATGCATCTCCCGAGGAGAGGTTGCGCCTAATCGAGATGGACGTGGAGGCCAAAGAGCAAGGGCgggctgaagaggagcagctggaaaaggaaatggcaAAGATCACAAAGGAACTTGAGGAAATGGAGGCACGTTGCCGGGCTATCGAAAAGGAATTCGAATCGGTGCATCAAAAGGAGGGGGTAACCCGTGAGAAGGTGGACCTAAAGGCGAGACTCAGCAGTATGGAAAAGGATATCgcgggaaaggaagaagaaaacaggCAGCTGAGGATTCAGGCGGAGACTAAGTCTTCAGGATGCCAGTGTG includes:
- a CDS encoding kinesin-like protein, putative; this encodes MQADTFAYARVVVRVRPFTDEEAKVCPEDSPVPREIVVWDGNRTLTVLDATNEFLPRKNGKFEVQKVMWSFVDDYQPSAVVHKQKDVYDAIMKPAIGRILDGQNTAFCVMGGAGSGRVYSLYGNSVDGLEGGILPRFTDEILAAFKREKREDSTVKCQVEAIDVSNETYVDLLAPKRKPGANAQQEYKLVLDPVEGTKLQGVTRVDVQKPADMLNIVRQLSQVVPKRNSCHTVTLRIVESFQFTDPEQGQAVTMSRRVNVLFALLRNMPLGFQRCVDIAVERDSGENPLGKVPTRDTAFTKLFPDLLQHGYHLNFLCCVSPFYEHVRETMQTLTVATKLSKLKCSPKRSQDEALVQLRTLAAEVKNLKSEMVKQSESTKIVQNELNARELALMKQEAAHHECRNKLLASSERLSIARTAFKLNVIRTAVHRKKFQDSVSKLRRALADVEVEKDKADANMVAASRETGEIEKRILHTNRQIKTQEEVNAVCEEKVQKRVDGETKLKKILAFLNASPEERLRLIEMDVEAKEQGRAEEEQLEKEMAKITKELEEMEARCRAIEKEFESVHQKEGVTREKVDLKARLSSMEKDIAGKEEENRQLRIQAETKSSGCQCVTM